Proteins encoded in a region of the Flammeovirga yaeyamensis genome:
- a CDS encoding tetratricopeptide repeat protein yields MNRIYTDRLCVFFNLLIVLSFLSNDILGKEYLDIKSRKVISPSFLKGIENDSLIQSLEKNFDAQSFFDKVETRIQLGELYCNRVNYQKAYASYWSALDLLDERENLELRARVYDGMGILYSLYEKRDQALTYYKKSLEINRLLVNQGKVPKINLRKNYFVIAVHYRYDKNLDQANTYLDSCLMIPTEGDFSELIVKSERAYLLSEGKQYSSAQKLFDEILPKIEDQQVKSYHVVFYSLYADMFMELNQYEKAIKNYLHSADAAMKYRAHINFVPDIYKKLSTALNKVNDKKAALFYLNAAYTLDQWLYSSKSENNRFLLEINDVYKKKEQEQQKIITQQKIQNVTQEKQILWLSIGILTLVFVFITWLVFTRIRLMKKNYKNERRMMVEKQHLEKEKNDQILAIKNKELTQSTLQIIAKDEVLATVKDKLKELQKKEGSKELRSVLNSIKVNQDTSWLEFEHRFTSANKDFFENLKDKYPNLSTYDLKICALVKLNFTGKEMSRLLGISPESANTSRYRLRKKLGLQKGEDLVEFVNGVV; encoded by the coding sequence ATGAATCGAATATATACTGATAGACTGTGCGTATTTTTTAATCTCTTGATTGTTCTCTCGTTTTTATCAAATGATATTCTTGGAAAAGAATACCTTGATATTAAATCTAGAAAAGTAATTTCACCATCATTTTTAAAAGGAATTGAAAACGATAGTTTAATTCAATCTTTAGAAAAGAACTTTGATGCACAATCATTTTTTGATAAAGTAGAGACCAGAATTCAATTGGGCGAATTGTATTGTAATCGAGTAAATTATCAAAAAGCGTATGCCTCCTATTGGTCGGCTTTAGATCTTTTGGACGAAAGAGAAAATCTTGAACTAAGAGCAAGAGTGTACGATGGAATGGGGATTCTTTATAGCCTTTATGAGAAGAGAGATCAAGCATTGACTTACTATAAAAAGTCATTGGAAATAAATCGCTTACTTGTAAATCAAGGAAAAGTTCCGAAAATAAACCTTAGGAAAAACTATTTTGTGATTGCTGTACATTACCGTTATGATAAAAATCTTGATCAAGCAAATACCTATCTTGACAGCTGTTTGATGATTCCTACTGAAGGTGATTTTTCGGAACTAATTGTAAAGTCAGAAAGAGCATATTTATTATCAGAAGGCAAACAATATTCATCGGCACAAAAACTATTTGATGAAATCTTACCCAAAATTGAAGATCAACAAGTAAAAAGTTATCATGTAGTTTTTTATTCATTGTATGCTGATATGTTTATGGAGTTAAATCAGTATGAAAAGGCCATAAAAAACTATTTACATTCTGCGGATGCTGCCATGAAATATAGAGCACATATCAACTTTGTACCTGATATTTATAAAAAGCTATCTACCGCATTAAACAAGGTAAATGATAAGAAGGCCGCCTTATTTTATTTAAATGCGGCTTATACATTAGATCAATGGTTATATAGTAGCAAGAGTGAGAATAACCGATTTTTGTTAGAGATTAATGATGTCTACAAAAAGAAGGAACAAGAACAACAAAAAATCATTACTCAGCAGAAGATTCAGAATGTTACACAAGAGAAGCAAATCTTATGGTTGTCGATTGGTATCCTCACTTTAGTATTCGTTTTTATCACTTGGTTGGTATTTACGAGAATTCGACTGATGAAGAAAAATTATAAAAATGAGCGTCGAATGATGGTGGAGAAACAGCATTTGGAAAAGGAGAAAAACGATCAAATATTAGCTATCAAGAATAAAGAATTGACGCAATCGACACTTCAAATTATTGCTAAAGATGAGGTGTTGGCTACTGTAAAAGATAAACTGAAAGAACTTCAAAAGAAGGAGGGAAGTAAAGAGTTGAGATCTGTACTCAATTCCATCAAAGTCAATCAAGATACGAGTTGGCTGGAGTTTGAACATCGATTTACCTCTGCCAATAAAGACTTCTTTGAGAATCTAAAAGATAAATATCCAAACTTAAGTACCTACGATTTGAAAATATGTGCTCTAGTGAAGCTGAACTTTACTGGTAAAGAAATGTCTAGACTATTGGGGATATCGCCAGAAAGTGCGAACACTTCTCGATATCGTTTGAGGAAGAAACTAGGCTTACAAAAAGGGGAAGATTTAGTTGAATTTGTGAATGGGGTAGTGTAA
- a CDS encoding Na+/H+ antiporter NhaC family protein, whose protein sequence is MEQTITKKGNPLALLPLLTFLVSYLAVSLITNDFYKMPATVSFLLASIVALAMNPKATLKEKISTYTQGMGHSDIMLMCIIFLLAGAFSVVSESMGAIDSTVNMALNYLPSHLLITGIFIIACFISISIGTSVGTIGAIAPIAVGIAEKTGMPVGIGLGAVVGGAMFGDNLSMISDTTIAAARTQGVEMKDKFKANIKIALPAAIITILIYIVTTSNIQLNLAQNYDFSFIKVIPYLVVLIGALSGMNVMVVLLLGTLLSGIIGISTESFDIWGMIAATSQGFMRMSEIIILCLMIGGVVAITHKNGGINYIIYAITSRIKSTKGGEIGIAILIMFIDVCTANNTIAIIIGGPIAKEISDKFNIDPKRSASILDTFSCFTQGIIPYGAQILAAVTVTTIITPLDIIQYLYYPFILGVCALAYIFLMKRK, encoded by the coding sequence TTGGAACAGACAATTACTAAAAAAGGAAATCCACTAGCATTACTTCCATTGCTAACATTCTTGGTGAGTTACTTAGCAGTCTCACTTATTACTAACGACTTTTACAAAATGCCTGCAACCGTTTCTTTCTTGTTGGCATCTATTGTTGCCTTAGCGATGAATCCTAAAGCAACTTTAAAGGAAAAAATCTCTACCTATACACAAGGAATGGGACACTCAGACATTATGCTGATGTGTATTATTTTCTTGTTAGCAGGAGCTTTTAGTGTTGTTAGTGAATCTATGGGTGCCATTGACTCTACAGTAAATATGGCCCTCAATTACCTTCCTAGTCATTTACTGATTACAGGGATATTTATTATCGCTTGTTTCATTTCTATTTCTATAGGTACTTCTGTAGGTACGATTGGAGCTATTGCTCCCATTGCTGTTGGTATTGCCGAGAAAACAGGAATGCCTGTAGGTATTGGCTTAGGAGCTGTTGTAGGCGGAGCCATGTTTGGTGATAACTTATCGATGATTTCTGATACAACTATCGCAGCAGCACGAACGCAGGGTGTAGAAATGAAAGATAAGTTCAAGGCCAATATCAAAATTGCTTTGCCTGCAGCTATCATAACAATACTAATTTATATAGTAACTACCAGTAATATTCAACTTAACTTGGCTCAAAATTATGATTTCAGTTTCATAAAAGTGATCCCTTATTTGGTTGTTCTTATTGGTGCTTTATCAGGAATGAACGTAATGGTCGTTCTACTACTCGGCACCTTGCTTTCTGGTATCATCGGTATATCTACCGAATCATTTGATATCTGGGGAATGATTGCCGCTACCTCTCAAGGCTTTATGAGAATGTCGGAGATTATCATTCTTTGTTTAATGATTGGTGGTGTTGTAGCCATCACTCATAAAAATGGTGGAATTAATTATATCATTTATGCTATAACTTCACGTATAAAATCAACTAAAGGTGGCGAAATTGGAATTGCCATCTTGATTATGTTTATCGATGTGTGTACTGCAAATAATACTATTGCCATTATTATTGGAGGTCCCATCGCCAAAGAAATTTCAGATAAATTCAATATTGATCCGAAAAGATCGGCGAGTATATTAGATACCTTCTCTTGTTTTACACAAGGTATTATTCCTTATGGTGCTCAGATTCTTGCCGCAGTTACTGTTACCACAATAATCACCCCATTAGATATTATTCAATACCTATATTATCCTTTCATTTTAGGTGTTTGTGCATTGGCTTATATCTTTTTGATGAAGAGAAAATAA
- a CDS encoding aspartate-semialdehyde dehydrogenase, whose product MKLAVVGATGLVGEQILNVIKERGFHFDELLLVASARSAGKKFTYDGKEYTVVTAEDAIAQKPDIAIFSAGGGTSLEYAPKFAEAGATVIDNSSAWRMDPSKKLIVPEVNAKSLTKEDKIIANPNCSTIQMIVAIGPLHEKYKIKRVVVSTYQSVTGSGKAAVDQLFAERAVSAGQEQEVNKVYPHTIDLNVLPHIDVFQDNGYTKEEMKMINETKKILEDDSVKVTATTVRIPTVGGHSESVNIEFENEFDEAELRQILADAPGIIIQDDPANNVYPMPLTSHNRDETFVGRIRRDETQEKTVNMWIVADNLRKGAATNTVQIAEYLVSAGLV is encoded by the coding sequence ATGAAACTAGCAGTAGTAGGAGCAACAGGACTTGTGGGAGAACAAATCCTAAACGTTATCAAAGAAAGAGGTTTCCACTTCGATGAGTTATTATTAGTAGCATCAGCAAGATCTGCAGGTAAGAAATTCACTTACGATGGAAAAGAATACACTGTAGTTACAGCTGAAGACGCTATCGCTCAGAAGCCGGATATCGCTATTTTCTCTGCTGGAGGTGGTACATCTTTAGAGTACGCTCCAAAATTTGCTGAAGCAGGTGCTACAGTAATCGACAACTCTTCTGCATGGAGAATGGATCCATCGAAGAAATTGATCGTACCTGAAGTAAATGCAAAGTCTTTAACTAAAGAAGATAAAATTATTGCAAACCCGAACTGTTCTACAATCCAAATGATTGTGGCTATCGGACCTTTGCACGAAAAATATAAAATCAAACGTGTTGTAGTTTCTACTTACCAATCAGTAACTGGTTCTGGTAAAGCTGCAGTAGATCAATTGTTCGCTGAAAGAGCTGTTTCTGCAGGTCAAGAGCAAGAAGTAAACAAAGTTTACCCTCATACAATTGACTTAAACGTTCTTCCTCACATCGATGTATTCCAAGACAATGGTTACACTAAAGAGGAAATGAAGATGATCAATGAAACTAAGAAAATCTTAGAGGACGATTCTGTAAAAGTTACTGCTACTACAGTTCGTATCCCTACAGTTGGTGGTCACTCTGAATCTGTAAACATTGAGTTCGAAAACGAATTCGACGAAGCTGAATTACGTCAGATCCTTGCTGATGCTCCTGGCATCATCATCCAAGACGATCCAGCAAACAACGTTTACCCTATGCCGTTGACATCTCACAACAGAGACGAAACTTTCGTAGGTCGTATTAGAAGAGACGAAACTCAAGAGAAAACAGTGAACATGTGGATCGTTGCAGATAACTTAAGAAAAGGTGCAGCAACTAACACAGTTCAAATTGCTGAATATCTTGTATCTGCAGGACTGGTTTAA
- a CDS encoding sigma-70 family RNA polymerase sigma factor, with product MDLERQFSQKALEDFELIDQAIAGDEQAYAKLMGRYRKSVYHTILKMVRNVDDAEDLTIEAFAKAFKNLSKFKKDYTFSTWLFRIGSNNAIDFIRKKKLETYSIDAEVTNKDGDTMSMNIQDSGLTPHEEAIKKQKIQIVHEFVSLLPPKYQRLVKLRYFEEKSYDEIAAELEAPLGTIKAQLHRARELLYDLAKNSKNVL from the coding sequence ATGGATTTAGAGAGACAGTTTTCCCAAAAAGCACTAGAAGACTTTGAATTAATAGATCAAGCTATTGCCGGAGATGAACAGGCATATGCGAAGTTGATGGGCCGTTACCGTAAATCAGTATATCATACAATACTGAAAATGGTAAGGAATGTCGATGATGCCGAAGATTTAACTATCGAAGCCTTTGCTAAAGCATTCAAAAACCTATCAAAGTTTAAAAAGGATTATACGTTCAGTACATGGCTCTTCAGAATTGGGTCGAATAATGCTATTGACTTTATCCGTAAAAAGAAATTAGAAACATATTCTATTGACGCCGAAGTGACCAACAAAGACGGTGATACAATGAGTATGAACATTCAGGATTCAGGCCTAACACCTCATGAAGAAGCAATCAAGAAACAAAAAATTCAGATTGTACATGAGTTTGTAAGCTTGCTACCTCCTAAATACCAAAGATTAGTAAAGCTTAGATATTTTGAGGAAAAATCTTATGACGAGATTGCCGCAGAACTAGAAGCACCTCTAGGTACGATTAAAGCACAATTACACAGAGCCCGAGAGTTACTGTATGATTTAGCTAAGAATAGTAAAAACGTACTATAA
- a CDS encoding glycosyltransferase, translating to MLDFIQEYFFELLYAAFLLPQLILWCIIVPSQWKVERHHPTSNNEGVSVIVAARNEEHHLPTLLDHLVNQEYPEFEIIIINDRSSDQSSRIIREYQQKHNIIKEIVIDDNFGAISPKKFALSKGIPQAKYNQLLFTDADCVPASNQWIKLMTARLSTHPLTLGIGWYLPKHGRLVEKFTQFETLITALQYVSFSRIGINYMGVGRNIAYTKALYTSGNGFESHKNVLSGDDDLFINQVANKDNTATIIHPDSLTYSQPPSTWKKWYFQKLRHLSAGHHYKLSNKLLLGALSTSHLSVYFIYLLLLPLNVANLLYLSLLLIIRLVAITICTRKFTRMTNTKFSWWFIPIMDFMLIAYQIIIGASSVISKRNTWI from the coding sequence ATGCTCGATTTTATTCAAGAATACTTTTTTGAACTACTTTACGCTGCATTTCTACTTCCTCAGTTAATATTATGGTGCATTATTGTCCCTTCTCAGTGGAAAGTAGAACGTCATCATCCAACATCAAATAATGAGGGCGTAAGTGTAATTGTAGCCGCAAGAAACGAGGAACATCACTTACCCACACTCTTGGATCATTTAGTAAATCAAGAGTATCCAGAATTTGAAATCATCATTATAAATGATCGTAGTTCTGACCAATCTTCTAGGATAATTAGGGAATATCAACAAAAACATAACATTATAAAGGAAATAGTAATTGATGATAATTTTGGAGCAATCAGCCCTAAAAAATTTGCTTTAAGTAAAGGTATTCCTCAAGCGAAATACAATCAATTATTATTTACAGATGCCGATTGTGTACCTGCTTCTAATCAATGGATAAAATTAATGACGGCTAGGTTATCGACTCATCCACTTACTTTAGGCATTGGGTGGTACCTACCTAAACATGGACGTTTAGTAGAAAAATTTACACAGTTTGAAACCTTAATCACTGCCTTACAATATGTCTCATTTAGTCGAATAGGCATCAATTACATGGGGGTGGGTAGAAATATTGCCTATACAAAAGCACTTTATACATCAGGAAATGGGTTTGAAAGTCATAAAAATGTGTTGAGTGGTGATGATGACTTATTTATCAATCAAGTGGCAAACAAAGACAATACGGCAACAATCATTCACCCAGATAGTCTGACATATAGTCAGCCACCGTCCACTTGGAAAAAATGGTATTTTCAAAAATTAAGGCATTTAAGTGCCGGACATCACTATAAATTATCAAATAAATTGCTTTTAGGTGCCTTAAGTACTTCGCACCTATCAGTATATTTTATATATTTACTATTACTACCACTAAATGTGGCAAATTTATTGTATTTATCCCTTTTGTTGATAATTCGATTAGTTGCCATCACGATCTGTACTAGAAAATTCACGAGAATGACGAATACAAAGTTTAGTTGGTGGTTTATTCCTATTATGGACTTCATGCTTATTGCATATCAAATTATAATTGGAGCATCCTCAGTGATCTCGAAACGTAACACATGGATTTAG
- a CDS encoding asparagine synthetase B has translation MQRTSKYIFSLLGLLLLPFIGLANYILVPMDVTQTNHLKAYGITYWVLQKDVEAEWLLNFRGGSFLFKYAQEFENEMIVRGVSYDVISDADALQIKREIEHPEANMDIMRLDVPPKIAVYSPPSKMPWDDAVTLVLTYAEIPYDVIFDDEVIADLLPKYDWLHLHHEDFTGQYGKFFRAYGRQKWYIDNQKKFEASAQKHGFSKVSQLKLGVAKKIRDFCAGGGFLFAMCSATDTYDIALSAEGVDICDFMYDGDPADPAAQSKLDYSKTFAFKDFKLYMDPYKYEYSNIDNQYYERGLTEGNDFFKLFSFSAKWDPIPTMLSQNHQQNIKGFMGQTTAFKKHLVKSDVIVMGETAEANEVRYIHGTYGKGTWTFYGGHDPEDYQHLVGEEPTDLNLHPNSPGYRLILNNILFPAAKKKKQKT, from the coding sequence ATGCAAAGAACATCAAAATATATATTTTCCCTTCTCGGACTTTTATTACTTCCATTTATAGGTTTGGCCAATTATATTTTGGTACCTATGGATGTCACCCAGACCAATCATTTAAAAGCCTATGGCATAACTTATTGGGTACTTCAAAAAGATGTTGAAGCAGAATGGCTCCTCAATTTTAGAGGCGGAAGCTTCCTTTTTAAGTATGCTCAGGAATTCGAAAACGAAATGATTGTCCGTGGGGTATCCTATGATGTGATTTCTGATGCAGATGCTTTGCAAATAAAAAGAGAAATTGAACATCCTGAAGCTAATATGGATATCATGCGATTGGATGTTCCTCCTAAAATTGCAGTATATTCTCCTCCATCAAAAATGCCTTGGGATGATGCGGTAACTTTAGTACTTACCTACGCAGAAATTCCTTACGATGTCATTTTTGATGATGAAGTAATTGCGGATCTTCTTCCGAAATACGATTGGCTGCATTTACACCATGAGGATTTTACTGGTCAATACGGCAAGTTTTTTAGAGCCTATGGTCGTCAGAAATGGTACATTGATAACCAAAAGAAATTCGAAGCTTCTGCCCAAAAGCACGGGTTTAGTAAAGTTTCTCAATTGAAATTGGGGGTAGCTAAAAAAATTAGAGATTTCTGTGCGGGTGGAGGATTCTTGTTTGCCATGTGTTCAGCTACGGATACTTACGACATCGCTTTATCTGCTGAAGGAGTAGATATTTGTGATTTCATGTATGATGGTGACCCTGCCGATCCAGCTGCTCAATCCAAACTTGATTATTCTAAAACATTCGCCTTTAAGGATTTCAAATTGTATATGGATCCTTACAAATACGAATATTCAAATATTGATAATCAGTACTACGAAAGAGGTTTAACAGAAGGAAATGATTTCTTCAAACTCTTCTCTTTCTCTGCAAAATGGGACCCTATTCCTACGATGCTTTCACAAAATCATCAGCAAAATATTAAAGGTTTTATGGGACAAACAACGGCCTTTAAAAAGCATTTAGTAAAGTCAGATGTGATTGTGATGGGCGAAACAGCAGAAGCGAATGAAGTACGATACATCCACGGAACATACGGTAAAGGTACTTGGACGTTTTATGGTGGTCACGATCCAGAAGATTATCAGCATTTAGTAGGTGAAGAACCCACCGATTTAAACCTTCATCCCAACTCTCCGGGTTACCGTTTGATATTGAATAATATCTTATTCCCTGCCGCAAAGAAAAAGAAACAAAAAACTTGA
- a CDS encoding PorV/PorQ family protein, with protein sequence MLLFTRVGTLCTFLFLSYSLFSQTPRPSLGNIPLGASAQAKGNQHLFSDDVWGSFNDLSSILLPASEVGVTHRSIFQEVAYSAIGIVHPIHSDWSTFLGIQSIGDAYLSEQSIDLGTVHKIGIIRLGGGISYNQLRAEGVNTLQLITFNFAVRTKLSSKVSLGVAMKNVGQSMYKEGIFGADKSSLLAFGLHYQINSFFKFSTSFEREKYQPIQFKSGFEYQWKKYLFLRGGVQMFPFDISLGSGFHHKKWKVDYAFSTDDVFAWSHQFSICYVIRKLKS encoded by the coding sequence ATGCTACTATTTACAAGAGTGGGTACTTTGTGTACTTTTCTTTTTCTAAGCTATTCTCTTTTTTCACAAACTCCTCGTCCTTCTTTGGGGAATATTCCATTGGGTGCATCAGCCCAAGCAAAAGGAAATCAACACCTTTTTTCTGATGATGTTTGGGGAAGTTTCAACGATCTATCTTCAATACTTTTACCTGCGTCTGAAGTTGGGGTAACACATCGAAGTATATTTCAAGAAGTGGCCTATTCTGCTATTGGAATCGTTCATCCAATTCATTCAGACTGGTCAACTTTTCTAGGTATTCAAAGTATTGGGGATGCCTATCTATCTGAGCAATCTATTGATTTAGGTACTGTGCATAAAATTGGTATTATTCGATTAGGAGGAGGTATTTCTTACAATCAATTACGAGCAGAGGGAGTAAATACCCTTCAATTAATCACCTTTAATTTTGCTGTTCGAACGAAGTTATCGTCAAAAGTTTCTTTGGGAGTGGCCATGAAAAACGTAGGTCAATCGATGTATAAAGAAGGCATATTTGGAGCGGATAAATCATCATTATTGGCATTTGGTCTTCATTATCAAATCAATTCGTTTTTTAAGTTTTCTACTTCATTTGAAAGGGAAAAGTATCAACCAATTCAATTTAAATCGGGGTTTGAGTACCAATGGAAGAAGTATTTGTTTCTCAGAGGTGGCGTTCAAATGTTTCCTTTTGATATTAGCTTAGGAAGCGGATTTCATCATAAAAAATGGAAAGTCGATTATGCTTTCTCTACTGACGATGTATTTGCATGGTCTCATCAGTTTTCAATTTGTTATGTCATTAGAAAATTGAAATCATGA
- a CDS encoding acetyl-CoA carboxylase carboxyltransferase subunit alpha has product MDQSTLLDFEKPIAELEAKLEDMRELASQNNVDVSAAINELESKITQLKKSTFENLTRWQRVQLSRHADRPYTLDYIYQITDEFVELHGDRAFGDDKAMVGGLGTINGKTFMMIGQQKGRNTKQRQLRNFGMANPEGYRKALRLMQLAEKFRKPVVTFIDTPGAFPGIEAEERGQAEAIAKNLKEMFKLTVPVICIVIGEGASGGALGIAIGDSVMMLENTWYSVISPESCSSILWRSWDYKEQAAEALKLTAKDMKSFGLIDKIIPEPLGGAHTNPQEMFEIMKKTILEEVEELEKLDTITLKNNRIEKFSQMGVFNE; this is encoded by the coding sequence ATGGATCAAAGTACACTGCTAGATTTCGAGAAACCTATCGCAGAACTCGAAGCGAAACTTGAAGACATGAGAGAGCTTGCATCACAAAACAATGTAGATGTTAGTGCCGCTATAAACGAATTGGAAAGTAAAATTACTCAATTGAAAAAAAGTACTTTTGAAAATCTTACTCGTTGGCAAAGAGTTCAGCTTTCTCGTCATGCTGACAGACCTTACACTCTTGACTATATTTATCAAATCACTGACGAATTTGTAGAGCTTCACGGCGACAGAGCTTTTGGTGATGATAAAGCGATGGTCGGTGGTCTTGGAACAATCAATGGAAAAACTTTCATGATGATTGGTCAGCAAAAGGGTAGAAACACAAAGCAACGTCAATTGCGTAACTTTGGTATGGCTAACCCTGAAGGCTACAGAAAAGCTCTTCGTTTAATGCAATTAGCGGAGAAATTTAGAAAGCCTGTTGTTACTTTTATTGACACTCCTGGTGCTTTCCCTGGTATTGAAGCTGAGGAAAGAGGTCAAGCAGAAGCAATTGCTAAAAACTTGAAGGAGATGTTTAAATTAACAGTTCCAGTGATCTGTATCGTTATTGGTGAAGGAGCTTCTGGTGGTGCTTTAGGTATCGCTATTGGTGACTCAGTAATGATGTTAGAAAACACTTGGTACTCTGTGATCTCTCCTGAATCTTGTTCTTCAATTCTTTGGAGAAGCTGGGATTACAAAGAACAAGCTGCTGAAGCATTAAAGTTAACAGCTAAGGATATGAAGTCTTTTGGTTTGATCGACAAAATTATTCCTGAACCACTAGGTGGTGCTCATACTAACCCTCAAGAAATGTTCGAAATCATGAAGAAAACAATTCTTGAAGAAGTAGAAGAGTTAGAAAAACTAGATACTATTACTTTGAAAAACAACCGTATTGAGAAATTCTCTCAAATGGGTGTATTCAACGAATAA
- a CDS encoding Na/Pi cotransporter family protein has protein sequence MEFGIFEFLKLVGSLGLFIYGMKIMSEGIQNVAGDKMKSILSAMTSNRIAGVFTGFLITTIIQSSSATTVMVVSFVNAGLLSLTQSIGVIMGANVGTTVTAWIISILGFKVKMATLATPIIAIAFPMMFANSKKIKDWGNTLIGFALLFIGLDFLKKAVPEFSADQLQFLEVIHSSLGIFAPAAFVIVGTLITIVVQSSSAAMALTLVLCNQGVIPFDVAAAMVLGENIGTTITANLAAIVGNTNAKRSARAHLIFNVTGVIWMLLIYPFFLNFIVYISQEYFGQNDPRTTAEAVPVALSIFHTTFNIINTFIMVFFVKQIRDVVIKMVPEKEDEHEYSLEFISDGRPIANEAGIEQARNEIKRFANISAKEINSCRKIFQGSKENKKERKGYISRLRKLEESTDEMHNDVSIFLSKISKDQQLSSSQIQEVNSLLRAAHEIERIGDIYKGMTFTIEKRYDEKIWLSDEQKADLDDFLQVVTNAFNIMLENMDAKEIDLDKANQAEKEVNAKRKELRRKHLERSNETPDVEAPQMLAYNDLLASMERIGDHILNVSEAFAGVA, from the coding sequence ATGGAATTTGGTATTTTTGAGTTTTTAAAACTTGTTGGTTCACTTGGTCTTTTCATCTACGGGATGAAAATTATGAGTGAGGGTATACAAAATGTTGCAGGAGATAAAATGAAATCTATTCTTTCTGCAATGACATCAAATAGAATTGCTGGTGTTTTTACCGGTTTTTTGATCACCACGATTATTCAATCTTCTTCTGCAACTACTGTAATGGTAGTTAGTTTTGTAAATGCAGGATTACTTAGCTTAACACAATCGATTGGTGTAATTATGGGAGCAAATGTGGGTACAACTGTAACCGCATGGATCATTTCAATCCTTGGATTCAAGGTTAAAATGGCCACATTAGCGACTCCAATTATCGCTATCGCATTCCCAATGATGTTTGCTAACTCTAAAAAAATTAAAGATTGGGGTAACACTTTAATTGGTTTTGCCTTATTATTTATTGGATTAGATTTCTTAAAGAAAGCAGTACCAGAATTCAGTGCTGACCAGTTACAATTCTTAGAGGTTATTCACTCATCTTTAGGTATTTTCGCACCAGCGGCTTTTGTAATAGTTGGTACTTTAATTACAATTGTAGTTCAGTCATCTTCAGCTGCAATGGCTTTAACTTTGGTATTGTGTAACCAAGGTGTTATTCCTTTTGATGTAGCAGCTGCAATGGTATTAGGTGAAAACATTGGTACAACAATTACTGCCAACCTTGCTGCTATTGTTGGTAATACGAATGCAAAACGTTCAGCTCGAGCCCATCTTATTTTTAACGTGACAGGGGTCATATGGATGTTATTAATATATCCATTCTTCTTGAACTTTATTGTATATATATCTCAAGAATATTTTGGACAGAATGACCCAAGAACTACTGCTGAAGCAGTTCCTGTAGCATTATCAATCTTCCATACAACCTTCAACATTATCAATACATTCATCATGGTATTCTTCGTGAAACAAATCCGTGATGTGGTAATCAAGATGGTTCCTGAAAAAGAAGATGAACACGAATATAGCTTAGAGTTTATTTCTGACGGTAGACCTATCGCTAACGAAGCAGGTATTGAACAGGCAAGAAACGAAATTAAACGTTTCGCTAATATCTCTGCTAAAGAAATCAACTCTTGTAGAAAAATCTTCCAAGGAAGTAAAGAGAATAAAAAAGAAAGAAAAGGTTACATCTCAAGGTTGCGTAAGTTGGAAGAAAGTACCGACGAAATGCACAATGATGTGAGTATCTTCCTTTCTAAAATATCAAAAGATCAACAATTATCATCTTCTCAAATTCAAGAAGTTAACTCATTATTGAGAGCTGCTCACGAAATTGAAAGAATTGGAGATATCTATAAAGGTATGACGTTTACTATCGAAAAACGTTATGACGAGAAGATTTGGCTTTCTGATGAGCAAAAAGCCGATTTAGATGACTTCCTACAAGTTGTAACCAATGCTTTCAACATTATGTTAGAAAACATGGATGCAAAAGAGATTGACCTTGATAAAGCTAATCAAGCTGAAAAAGAAGTCAATGCCAAGAGAAAAGAATTGAGACGTAAACACTTAGAACGCTCTAACGAAACTCCAGATGTCGAAGCACCACAAATGCTTGCATACAACGACTTATTGGCTTCAATGGAAAGAATTGGAGACCATATTCTAAATGTTTCTGAAGCATTCGCAGGAGTGGCTTAA